Proteins encoded within one genomic window of Humulus lupulus chromosome 1, drHumLupu1.1, whole genome shotgun sequence:
- the LOC133812898 gene encoding pre-rRNA-processing protein ESF1, with protein MGSNKVNHSDKKKKNKPSDSNSHGGGPDAKIITDSRFASVHSDPRFQRAPKHKSKVEIDSRFKRMFTDKRFTSSSAPVDKRGKPKKQNSDNFLRNYYRIEENKGEVEKEGQTEDDDEEEEEESKGQELVKLGGDESETEPSGESDASESEEDDVESWESGSSIDTDEDEDEAFDVEYEPEEPEEHVPEIEKETHRLAVVNMDWRHVKAVDLFMMLSSFLPKDGHMVSVTVYPSDFGIQRMKEEETHGPVALFDDENEKNGNDDDADNDDDNDDEIDNEKLRAYEKSRLRYYFAVVECDSVATADYLYKACDGVEFERSSNVLDLRFIPDSMEFKHPPRDVATEAPANYVGLNFQTKALQLSNINLSWDEDEPDRVKTLKRKFDADQLAELELKEFLASDDSESEEEAEDGEAEVKSDKKQKKRDLYRALLESGNGSDGDEEEDDQDMELTFNTGLEDISKRILEKKDKKQETVWETKLREQREKKKLRKHRSKNSSEDESSDTDQEAIDEPGDFFVEEPSDEEEPKKSKGKSKKRKKQEDTNRQAEATKDELELLLADDTMGGTGAKGYNLKRRKGKDGKKIKLTLEEDKIPPIVEDPRFSSLFSSPAFALDPTDPRFERSSATYARLVSQQKQKAREEELLAPVEPQAITDEQVKSDAAGSSKKEKDELSVLVKMVKTKSKQVKLPSNEKSGKKDKNLQSNDKDQRKKKKHKKEKHELSTSVESVKKGKTKAQKKSK; from the exons ATGGGCTCCAACAAGGTAAACCATAGCGATAAGAAGAAAAAGAACAAGCCTTCGGACTCCAACAGCCATGGCGGCGGACCCGATGCTAAGATCATTACTGACTCCAGGTTCGCTTCCGTACACTCGGACCCTCGGTTCCAGAGGGCTCCAAAGCATAAGTCGAAGGTGGAGATTGACTCGCGTTTCAAGCGTATGTTCACGGACAAGAGATTCACATCGTCTTCTGCTCCGGTGGACAAGCGAGGCAAGCCTAAGAAGCAGAATTCCGATAATTTTTTGCGGAATTACTATCGAATTGAAGAAAATAAAGGCGAAGTAGAAAAAGAAGGACAAACTGaggatgatgatgaagaagaagaagaagagagtaaAGGCCAGGAATTGGTGAAACTCGGTGGAGATGAATCGGAGACGGAGCCGAGTGGTGAGTCAGACGCCTCTGAATCGGAGGAGGATGACGTGGAGAGTTGGGAATCGGGCTCCTCCATTGATAccgatgaagatgaagatgaagcgTTTGATGTGGAATACGAGCCCGAGGAACCG GAGGAACATGTACCTGAAATCGAAAAAGAAACTCACAGGCTTGCTGTTGTTAACATGGATTGGCGACATGTTAAG GCTGTTGACTTGTTCATGATGTTGAGCTCCTTTCTTCCTAAAGATGGGCATATGGTATCCGTAACTGTCTATCCATCTGACTTTGGAATTCAGCGTATGAAAGAGGAGGAAACTCATGGTCCCGTCGCCCTCTTTGAtgatgaaaatgagaaaaatggcaATGATGATGATGCTGATAATGACGATGACAATGATGATGAGATAGACAACGAAAAATTGCGTGCTTATGAGAAAAGCAGGCTAAG GTATTACTTTGCTGTGGTGGAATGTGACTCAGTTGCTACAGCAGATTACCTTTACAAAGCTTGTGACGGGGTTGAGTTTGAAAGATCATCGAATGTACTTGATTTAAGGTTCATTCCTGATTCGATGGAATTTAAACACCCACCACGTGACGTTGCAACAGAG GCCCCTGCAAATTACGTTGGTTTAAATTTCCAaactaaagctctccaactcagtaATATCAATCTTTCTTGGGATGAGGATGAACCAGATCGTGTAAAAACCTTGAAAAGAAAGTTCGATGCTGATCAG CTAGCAGAATTAGAGTTGAAGGAGTTTCTTGCTTCTGATGACAGTGAAAGCGAGGAAGAAGCTGAGGATGGTGAAGCTGAGGTTAAGAGTGATAAAAAGCAGAAAAAGCGAGATTTGTACCGAGCTTTACTTGAGTCCGGTAATGGTTCGGATGGAGATGAGGAAGAGGATGACCAGGACATGGAGCTCACTTTCAATACAGGCCTGGAGGATATAAGCAAGCGAATTCTAGAAAAGAAGGATAAGAAACAAGAAACAGTTTGGGAGACCAAGCTCAGAGAACAACGAGAGAAGAAGAAGCTTAGAAAGCATAGATCTAAGAATTCATCCGAGGATGAAAGTAGTGATACTGATCAAGAGGCGATAGACGAACCAGGTGACTTTTTCGTTGAAGAGCCTTCTGACGAAGAAGAGCCCAAGAAGTCTAAAGGTAAAAGTAAAAAACGGAAGAAGCAAGAAGATACTAATCGGCAAGCTGAAGCTACCAAAGACGAGCTTGAGTTACTACTTGCTGATGATACCATGGGGGGTACTGGTGCTAAGGGTTATAACTTGAAACGTAGGAAGGGCAAAGATGGGAAAAAGATTAAACTAACTTTAGAAGAGGACAAAATACCACCAATTGTTGAGGACCCCAGGTTCTCCTCTCTTTTCAGTTCCCCTGCTTTTGCTCTTGATCCCACTGACCCGCGGTTCGAAAG GAGTAGCGCGACTTATGCTCGGTTAGTCTCGCAACAAAAGCAGAAGGCGCGGGAAGAGGAGCTGCTTGCACCTGTAGAACCACAAGCTATCACAGATGAACAAGTGAAATCTGATGCTGCTGGGTCTTCTAAGAAAGAGAAGGACGAGTTGTCGGTGTTGGTTAAAATGGTTAAGACTAAATCGAAGCAAGTTAAATTACCTTCGAATGAGAAGTCAGGGAAGAAAGACAAAAATTTGCAGTCTAATGACAAGGaccaaagaaagaaaaagaaacacAAGAAGGAGAAGCATGAATTGTCAACATCGGTTGAATCAGTGAAGAAGGGAAAGACCAAAGCTCAAaagaaatcaaaataa
- the LOC133812899 gene encoding serine/threonine-protein kinase STY8-like, which produces MAIEEPEPEPDQAESCGSRPLFSSSHPQRQKLDMYNDVLRRIQEINPVEASLPDFDEELWLHFNRLPARYALDVNVERAEDVLTHKRLLKLAEQSLLQPAFDVRIVQVYSPLTGNSMDSVHSDASMKEDAQSSYHPVKQGIHLPPTFGSSPNLEALAVHTNAQHIVEDGDTSMSERTVFHSPLHEITFSTVDKPKLLSELTSLLAEIGLNIQEAHAFSTCDGFSLDVFVVEGWPREETEELRAALAKGISKYKDQSSPKPQPVAAIREHKQVKIEPVLNSVDIPTDETDVWEIDTKLLKIENKVGSGSYGDLFRGTYCSQEVAVKILKLERINAEMLRDFSQEVYIMRKIRHKNVVQFIGACTRHPNLCIVTEFMSRGSLYDFLHKQKAEFKLPFLLKVAMDISKGMNYLHQNNIIHRDLKTANLLMDENEVVKVADFGVARVQAQSGVMTAETGTYRWMAPEVIEHKPYDHKADIFSFGIVMWELITGEIPYSSLTPLQAAVGVVQKDLRPTIPKTTHPRLVELLEGCWQQDPTQRPNFSEITEILRQIAKEVNGKDDRRKERSSGGIFSSLKWNHH; this is translated from the exons ATGGCTATTGAAGAACCTGAACCTGAACCTGACCAAGCTGAGAGCTGTGGTAGCAGACcactcttctcttcttctcaccCTCAAAGGCAGAAGCTTGACATGTACAACGATGTTCTTCGTCGAATTCAAGAGATCAACCCTGTTGAAGCTTCTCTTCCTGACTTTGATGAAGAGCTCTGGCTTCACTTCAATCGTCTCCCAGCTCG ATATGCTTTGGATGTGAATGTGGAGAGGGCTGAAGATGTTCTTACTCATAAGAGATTGCTTAAATTAGCGGAACAGTCTCTTCTTCAACCTGCCTTTGATGTTCGAATTGTTCAG GTCTATTCACCATTGACTGGGAATTCTATGGATTCTGTTCATTCGGATGCTTCAATGAAGGAAGATGCACAAAGTTCTTATCATCCTGTCAAACAAGG GATTCATCTGCCGCCTACCTTTGGTTCATCGCCCAATCTTGAAGCACTTGCAGTTCACACCAACGCCCAACATATTGTTGAAGATGGAGATACTTCCATGAGTGAGAGGACTGTCTTCCATAG CCCATTGCATGAGATCACTTTTTCAACGGTTGACAAGCCTAAACTCCTTAGTGAG TTAACTTCATTACTTGCTGAAATTGGACTAAACATTCAAGAAGCTCATGCCTTTTCAACTTGTGATGGATTCTCTCTAGATGTTTTCGTTGTTGAAGGTTGGCCTCGTGAG GAAACTGAGGAGCTAAGAGCTGCATTGGCAAAGGGAATATCAAAATACAAG GACCAATCCTCGCCAAAACCGCAACCAGTTGCTGCTATCAGGGAGCATAAACAAGTTAAAATTGAACCAGTTCTTAATTCTGTAGATATTCCAACTGATGAGACAGATGTCTGGGAAATTGATACCAAGTTGCTGAAAATTGAGAACAAAGTTGGTTCTGGTTCATATGGTGATCT GTTCAGAGGCACATATTGTAGTCAAGAAGTTGCTGTCAAAATCCTCAAACTCGAGCGTATAAATGCAGAGATGCTGCGAGATTTTTCACAGGAAGTTTATATAATGAG GAAAATACGGCACAAGAATGTTGTGCAATTTATAGGAGCATGTACACGACATCCGAACTTGTGCATTGTGACTG AGTTCATGTCTAGAGGAAGCCTATACGATTTTTTGCACAAGCAAAAAGCTGAATTTAAGCTCCCTTTTCTACTCAAAGTAGCAATGGATATTTCAAAAGGAATGAACTATTTGCACCAGAATAACATAATCCACAGGGATCTCAAGACAGCTAATCTTCTAATGGATGAAAATGAA GTGGTTAAGGTTGCTGATTTCGGGGTTGCCAGAGTACAAGCTCAATCTGGAGTAATGACGGCTGAAACTGGAACATATCGCTGGATGGCTCCTGAG GTCATCGAACACAAACCATATGATCACAAGGCAGACATTTTCAGCTTTGGAATAGTAATGTGGGAGCTTATAACAGGCGAA ATTCCATATTCTTCATTGACTCCATTACAAGCCGCAGTAGGAGTGGTGCAAAAG GATCTCCGACCTACAATACCGAAAACCACTCATCCTAGGCTTGTTGAATTGCTTGAGGGATGTTGGCAGCAAGATCCAACTCAAAGGCCTAACTTCTCCGAAATCACAGAGATCCTTAGGCAAATAGCTAAGGAG GTGAATGGGAAAGACGACCGGCGGAAAGAAAGATCAAGTGGGGGAATTTTTTCATCCCTGAAATGGAACCATCACTAA